From the Mycobacterium noviomagense genome, the window CCGCGAAGCACGGCCTTGGCTTCATTTCGCAGACGAATAACCCTGCACTGAAAGAGCTTTATGAGTCGCAATGCCGGGCCAACGGACACGCGCCCGGGTTTACGCAGTTCCCCGACGGCAGCGCACCGACCGCTGTGTTCGTCGCGGACGACGTGGATGGCGCGTGGAATGAGCTGGGACCGTATCTGCTTCACGATGCAATGACGGCGGCGGCATATCGGCACGGCGACGACACCGTGGCAAGCATTTCCCGGGCCCAGACTGTGGAGGAACTGCGTGCCGCACCAAGGCCTTACCGCATTTTCACGACCGATGAAGCAACCGAGTATGTGCGTGGCGGCCGCAGCTTGCCACTGCTACCGCTGTGCGGCGGCTTACCGCCCGGCCTCGCCTGGCCATACCTTGAGCGAGCCGCATCGGCAGCGGCACAAGCGCACGAGAACGCCTGAAAGCCAACAACAGAGGGAGGGAGATGGCCGTGAATCACATTCGCGTCGTGGTCTGGTCGACCGGGGGTGTCGGCTCCATCGCCATCGACGCGATTCGGCGCCGGCCGGACCTTCAGCTCGTCGGGGTCTGGGTGCATTCCCCGGCGAAGGTCGGGCGCGACGCCGGCGAGCTGGCCGGCGGCCCGGCGATCGGTGTGTCCGCGACCAACGATGCCGATGCGCTGATCGCGCTGCAGCCAGATTGCGTCGTGTATGCCGCCAGCGGCCCGCAGCGCGATGCCGACGCGGTGCCCGACTATCTGCGGTTGCTCAAGGCGGGGATCAACGTTGTGTCAACCACCTCAACAAGTCTCGTCTACCCGCCGGCATACTTTGCGGCCGAATGGCGCGACCAGCTCCAAGAAGCGGCGACGTCCGGGGAGGCCTCGTTCTACGCATCCGGAATCTTCCCGGGGTTCGGTTCGGACCAGCTGGCTCTGGTTTTGACGACACTGTCGAAGAGAATCCGCGCCGTCAAGGCGACGGAGGTGGCGCTTAACGACCACTACCCGGTGGCCAGCGTCATGATGGACGGGATGGGGTTCGGCCGGCCGCTTGATTTCGAACCGATGCTGAAGACGCCCGGGTTCATCGAAATGGCTTGGAGCGCACCGATACACCTGATCGCCGACGGCCTCGGGGTCAAAGTGCAGGAGCTACACGGCTCACTCGAGCGGCAGTTGACCGATCGGGACATCGAAGTCGCGTTCGGCACGATCAAAGCGGGGACATGTGGGGCGGTCTGCACCCGGGCTGCCGGCGTTGTCGAGGGTCGGGAGGCAATTGTGATCGAGCACATCATCCGGATGGCCCGCGACGTGGCGCCCGACTGGTTGAGCTCCGAACACGACGCCACTTACCGCGTGGACATCGAGGGTGATCCCGACATTCACTGTGCCATGACGCTCGGCGATGTCCAAGGTCACGGGGCCGGGCGGGGCGCGATGACGGCTACCGCAACGCGCGTCGTCAACGCCGTTCCCTACGTGGTGGAAGCACCAGCGGGACTGCTCAGTTCGCTCGACCTGCCGCTAACTCTGCCCCGCCACGCCGTCGAATAGGCGCACGAGAATCACGATGCGAATCGATCGTGAACTTGTGTTCGCTGCAGTCGCGGACGAGCGGCGCCAGATGGCGACGCTGCTCGACGACTTGAACGATACGCAGCTGTCGACGCCAAGCCTATGCGCAGGTTGGGACATCAAGACGGTTGGCGCACATTTGCTCAGCGTGTGCACTGACAGCTTCTGGACGTTCCAGGGAATGGCTCTGCGACGCGGGAGTCTTGATCGCGCTATCGATGAGCTGGCGCGACGGCGCGCGCAGTTACCAGCCACACGGATCGCCGCCGCACTGCGGTGCCACGCTGACCGCAGGGTCAGTCCACCGGTATTCGGACCACTTGACCCGTTGGCCGACATATTGGTGCATGGTGGCGACATCAGGATTCCGCTCGGTATGGCCTTCAATCCAGACCGGGAACGCGCAGCGCTCGCGCTTGATTTCCTGACAAAGCCATGGCGATTCGGTTTCGTGCCAATAGGCTTCCTGTGCGGGATTCGCTTGTGTGCCATTGATATCGACCGGTCTTGGGGAACGGGAGCGGAAATCCGGGGGCCGGTAGCGGCGTTGATGATGACGGTCTGCGGCCGCAGCGCGCTACTTCACCAGCTCGAGGGACCCGGCTTACAACCACTCCATGATCGTCTCGCGCGCCGATAACAGCTACGTCAGCGACACGCGCCCCATGATCAGGTCGATGATCGGCTTACCGGGCGCCCACGACCCGGTAAGCGACGACATCACGTGACCGTTGTCGACGAGAAGAGTGACGCCGCTGATGCCGCACGCGGCATCGCTGTTCAAAAAAACCATCGCGTTGGCCATCTGCTGCGGCGTGTGGATCTCGCAGCCGGTCGCATCCCGGTAGTCCTGGGCAAAGGTCAGCCAGAGATCGGCATTCGCCCGGGCAAGCGGCGTATCGGTCGGGCCCGGGCAGATCGCGTTGATGCGCACACCCTTGGCCAAGAACGGGTACGCCTTTGTCGCGACGTATGCGTTGATCGCCTGCTTACTGAAGCCGTAGTGGATGATCCCTTCCGGCTCATGGGCCTTCGCCCAGGCGTCGGCCGACTCGTAGTCGGGTGTCGCCAGGAACTCCTGCAACCGCGGCAAATCACTTTCCCAACCGATGCCGCCCACAGATGAGATAAAGCAGATCGCCGAACCGCGGGGGAGTCGGCCATCGGCCAGCATCGTCTCGATCAGATGCCGGTGCCCGATGAAGTTGATACGCATCAGCTTCGGCCCGTCCGCCACGCCGGCCGCCGAGAAGATGGCGTGGACAGGTCCGTCGACCTGCTCGAGAGCGGAGTCGATCGACGAGCGATCAGACAGGTCGACCTGCACCGTTTGCGCAACCTCGTACGGCACCGGGGCGTAGTCCATCACGACCACATGGGCGCCGAGCTCCGCCGCGGTCTGGGCTGCGGCAGCGCCCATTCCGGTGGCGCCGCCGACGACGAGCACCCGCTTGCCGTCGTATCGGAACTGATCGATGGCCGTCATGGCTCTCCTCTCTGAGGCTACTGCAGAAGCACAAAAGCACTCTACGCGGAACATATATTTGGTTTCAATAGGTTCGGCGTTCAGCCCGTGCGCTCGGCGACTCCGCGCACCACCGTGTCGCGCGCAAGGCTCAGCGCGGTCTGTTTCCCCTGGGTCCGAACGATGTTTTCGGGCATCCACAGAACGTCCATGACGCAGCGCGAGAGCATCTCGAGCGAGGGGCTGTCAATGCGGATGTCTTTAGACCTAATCCCGTCGGATAGCAACGATTTGAGTTGTCGCAGCCGCATGGTGAACAACAAGCCGGGATTGGGCGTATCCGGTGGAGACTGGCGCATCCATGCCAGCTGGATCTTCCACTCGTCCGGGAAGCGGTCCAACGCATTGATGTTGATCCAGGTCAGTGCGTCGAGCTTTTCGACGGGTGTTGCATCAGCGCGAAGGACGCTGGCAAATCCTCCGCCGGCCTTGTGGCCGAACGACTCCATGATCGACGCGAGAAGTTCGTCCTTCGAGCCGATCAGTCGGTAGACGGTGCCGGTGCCGAGTCCAGCGGCCGAAGCGATGTCTCTGATGGTGGTGACTTCGTAACCTTTGCGGCCGAATTCGGCTCGCGCGACCGCGCGGACATACGCGGCCTTGTCGTCGACCTCAGACTTAGTCTCCTCGACCCATGTCTCGATGGCTTCTTCCGCGACCGCAAACGCCTTGGAATTGTTCAATTCCTGGTCACTGGGCGGTCGGCTTGCGAGCCCCTGCAACATGATGCGGCACAATAGCGCTGCGGCCTGGTCGGCGACAGCGGTGTGCCGGATGATGTCAAGCCCGACATGCATCATCGACTGGCAAATGCGGTCGGCCAGCGTGGGCAGATCGATATCGGCTCTGATGTAGCCGCTCCACCTGCCGGCCCGCAACGTCTGCAGCATCGCCTCCTGCACGGCGGTGGGTGGCTGCCGCAGGAGTGCAACGAGTTCCCGATTGGCGCTCGGCGCCTCATAGAACGACATCTGCAGCGCGGCGCGATGCTGCACGGCACACCGCGCGATCGCCGCACCCAGCTCGACGATCTGTTCGGAGATCGGACGCGAGCCGGGGTCATCCAGTCTGTCGTGGGCGATTTCGCCGATGCGCTCCAGATCGGCGTGATATCGCCGGACCAGTTCGACCAGGATCGCTTCCTTGGACTCGAAATGGTGATACAGGCTTCCGGGAAGAATGCCCGCGGCGTCAGCGATCTCCTGCAGCGACGTCCGTAAGCCCGAAGACGCGATCAACGAAGCAGCGGTCTGGAGGATTTCGGTCCGCCGCGTCCCGTCGTCGTAGGCTCCTCCGGCATCCTTGCCGGCAGCCCCAGAGCGGGAGCGGCCAGCCCGTACCGGCACCTTGTTGTCGCGTGCCTCTAGGCGGGCAGGGTTCGCGGAGACCGTAGCCCGGGCCGGTTGCTGAAGCCCCACAACACCTCCACGGCGCCGGATTGCGTCCTGGTCGGGCCGAAACGCCGACCCAACTTTTGGTTTACGCTACCAGAGGGTAACCTCGCTGTGCGCCCGCTGAACGGGCACGCGCCGCCCGAACCCCGTAGCTATGTCGGGTTTGCTGTCAAGGCGCCTGACACGTTCATCAGTGCTACGTCTAAATGGTCGGGCCGTCCCACCCGTTGACGGCGACCACCTCCTCGAGTGGCCGTCGACGTGCCGGGTGAAACGTCTTGCCGTGGCGCAGACGGCCAACCGGAAGGAGGCACCCCTGCACGTAACTGTCCGGGATGCCGAGCAGCTCGCGGACGGCGTCCTCGTGGTGCAGGTGCAGCGTCGTCACGCAGGTCCCGTAACCGCGGGTATGCAGGGCAAGCTGGAAATTCCACACCGCCGGGAAGATCGAGCCGTACAGGGTGGCCTGGTGGAACGACTCGTCGCCGTCGATGCGTGGCAAATATGGTTCATAGCAGGGGATTACGAGCAGCGGCACTTTCGCCATGTTCTCGACGAGCCACTCGGTCGACGACATCAGACGCCCACCAGGGGTGTCGGCGGGCACCAATTCGGCGACCATCTGGCCGCCCACCCGCAGCAGGTAGGCGTCGCGGTACAGCCCGGCGATCTTCTCGCGCAGCGTGGGGTCGGTGACCACGAGCCAGCGCCAGGACTGTTGGTTGGATCCGTTGGCCGCCTGTAATCCGATGCGAAGGCAGTCACGGATGTCGCCGAGGTCGAGGGGCGCATCCAGATCGAGCGACTTTCGGGCCGACCGGGTTGCGGTCAGTAGGTGCTCGATGTCCACGAGACTGCAGTCAGTTCGACGTCGGTAGCTTCGCGGCAAGGTCCAGCACTGTCACGGTGTCCGTGCCGGTCTTCTTGAGCCGTGCGGAGGATCGGTAACCCAGGTCGACGTCTTTGGCCTGCGCCCGCAGGGCGCCGACGGTGGCCTGCTCACGTGGGATGTGTTTGAACAGGTCGAACGAGAAAAGCCGGATGGCGTTCTCGTGGGTGATCTTGTTGATCTCGTCGTCGGGCACACCGTCGAGGTAGATGGCCAGCGTCTCCGGCGCGACCGGCCAGGTGGAATCGGAATGCGGATAGTCACATTCCCACGTGATCATGTCGATGTTGAGCTTGTGGCGGCTCTCGATGCCGAAGCCGTCGTCGATGAAGCAGGTGATGATCCGCTCGTTGAACACATCGCTGGGCAACTTGTCGCCGAAATCCTGATGCGTCCAGGCCCGGTGCATCTTGTAGACGCGGTCGATGCGTTCGAGGAAGTACGGGATCCAGCCGATCCCGCCTTCGGACAACGCGAACTTCAGGTCGGGAAACTTGCGCAGCACCGGCGACCACACTAGGTCGGCGGCGGCGTTGACGATGCTCATCGGCTGCAGGGTGATCATCGTGTCGACTGGCGCCTCGATCGATGTGATGACTACTGACGACGACGAGCCGATGTGCAGGCAGACGACCGTGTTCTCGTCGTTGCAGGCCTGCCAGAACGGATCCCAATGCGGGTTGTGCAGTGAGGGATACCCGAGTTTTTCCGGGTTCTCGGAGAACGTCACCGCGTGGCAGCCCTTCTTGGCCACCCGCCGCACCTCCTCGGCCATCAACTGCGGGTCCCAGATCGGCGGCAGCGCGAGCGGAATCATGCGACCGGGGTACGTGCCGCACCACTGGTCGATGTGCCAGTCGTTGTAGGCACGCAGAACCGTCAGGCCGAGGCCCTTGTCCTTTGCGCGAGCGAAATATTGACCGCAGAACTGCGGGTAGGACGGGAAGTTCATCGCGGCGACGACACCGTTGGCGTTCATGTCGCGGATCCGCTCATGGATGTTGTAGCAGCCCTCGCGGATCTCGCTGAGTTTGGTTGGCTCGGCGCCGTACTCGTCCGGTGGGCGGCCAGCGACCGCATTCAGACCGACATTGGTCGCTTCCTGCCCTTCGAATACCCAGGCGTCCGTGCCGTCGGGTCGCTGGATCAGCTTGGGCACATCGTCCTTGTATTTCTCGGGGATGTGACCCTCGAACATGTCGGGGGGTTCGACGAGGTGGTCGTCGACGGAGACCAGGATGAAGTCGTCCATTTTCATGGTGTCTGCTCCTTGTGCGTCCGACGAGCGCGACTTTACTGTGGAACAGATATTTGGTCAACAAAGTCGGGAGATCGGGCCGTGGGCGCTGTCATCATGTTGGGCACGCTATTCGGATTGATCGTCCTGATATTCGGTCTGGTGCAACACTTCGACCCGGAAGCACGTCGTGCTCCGAGCCAAGAGCGTGATCGATGAGCGCCGAGTTGACGTCCCTGCTGAAGGCGGCGATCGGCTTCGCCTACGTCGGAGGCGTCGCGTTTGTCGCAATTGGCGTGTACCTGAGCTATCGCCAGCGCCGCCTGCACCCACTCCTGCTCCTGTGCATCTCGGCGATCTCGTTCTCGTGGATCGAGGCCCCCTACGACTGGGCGATGTACGCGCAGTTCCCCCCTGCGCTGCCTCGCATGCCGTCGTGGTGGCCATTGAACATGACGTGGGGCGGGCTGCCCTCGTCCGTGCCGATCGGCTACATCTCCTACTTCGTGCTGCCCGCCGTGATCGGCGCGACGCTCGGTCGATGGTTGAGCGCGAAGTTTCGCTGGCGCAGACCCGCCACGCTCCTTACTGTCGGGCTCGTCGTCGGGTTCTGCTGGGCCTTCCTCTTCAACGCGATCGTGGGAGCCCGGTTGGGCGTCTTCTACTACGGCCGTGTGATCCCAGGGCTGGGACTGTGGGAAGGGACCAAGCACCAGTACCCGATCTACGACTCCCTGGCGATGGGCGTGCAGATGATGGTCTTCACTTACCTGCTTGGGCGGACGGATTCCGAAGGACGAAATGTCATTGAAATGTGGGCCGACAAGAGGTCGACGAGCCGACTTCAATCGTCGGTTCTGTCCGTCATCGCCGTCGTCGTCATCGGAAACGTCCTCTACGGAGCTGTTTTCGCGCCTCATCTCGTGACCAAGCTGGCCGGTTGGGTGACCGCCGGCCCCACGGCACAGTTGTTCCCCGGTGTAGCGAACCAGCCCCGGTAGGCGATCGCAGTAACTACGTAGTGATTCCCAGCCGCTCGCAGACGCCGAAGACTTCCTCGAAAATCGATCCCGGCACGGTGAACGGTTCGGTGGCCGACACCTCGGCCAGATGCTCAGCGACGTCTTCGACGGTCGGTTTGCTTCCCGGCTCGGCGAGCCAGCCCTGGCCGAGCCCGACGAACACCCGCGCGAAGCGCCCAGCACAGGCGGAGTAATTCTGATGAGTGAGGTCACACTCGCGGCTGGCCAGGAAGACGACCATGGGGACGACCAGTTCAGGCTGGATGACTTTCAGAAAGCCCAGTTCTTCAAGCGCTTTCGCGTCGCCGACGGTTTCGGTGACCATGCGGGAAAACCCGAACGGCAGCACGGTGTTGGCCAGGATCCCGTGCTCGGCGCCTTCGATCGCGATGACGTTGGTCAGCCCGACCAGGCCGGCTTTGGCCGCGGCGTAATGCGCTTCGAGTGGCTGGCCGAACATCCCGCCGGACGAGGAGATGAACACGAACCGGCCGTAGCCCTGGGTCTTCATCACCCGATAGGCGGGCTGGCTCAGATAAAAACCGCCGTCGAGATGCACGCTGAGCATGCGTCGCCAGTCTTGAGGCGACAGCTCCTCGAACGGGATGCTGTTGAAGATGCCGGCGTTGCTCACCACCGCGTCGAGGCGGCCGAACCGGTCGAGGGCGGCGCGCACGATCGTCTCACCGCCTTCGGGGCTGTCGACCGAATCATGCGACGCCACTGCGGTGCCGCCCGCCCGCTCGATCTCCTCGACGACCTGGTCGGCGACCGTGGCGTCCGACCCCTCTCCGTGCATGGTTCCGCCGAGATCGTTGACGACCACAGCGGCGCCGCGGCGCGCCAGCTCGATCGCGTACAGCCGGCCAAGGCCTCGCCCTGCTCCGGTGACGATGGCGACCTGGTCGGTGAAGTTGATCATGCGTTGCTCCTTGCCAATTGGTGTACGAGTTGCGCACCGACCTCCTCGAGGTAGCGGTCGGGTCCGCCATGGAACGACTGCCAGTTCAGAAGGCGCTTGAGATAGAGATGGGCATCGTGCTCCCAGGTGAAGCCGATACCGCCGAAAACCTGGATCGCGGTGTCGCCGACGGAGGCCAGCTGGCAGGCGAATGCCTTGGCGCGCACGGCGGCCAAGTGCCGCTCGTGGGACTCAGCGGCGTCGGCAGCCCACAGCGCGTGCATGACACCGCCACGTACCAGCTCGACGGTTTCGAACATGTCGACGCACAGATGCTGAATCGCTTGGAACGAACCGATCGGTTGGCCGAATTGCTTGCGCACCTTGGCATATTCGACTGCTGAATCCATGACCGCATGGGCAGCGCCGAGCGCGTCGGCGGCAGAGGCGATCAGCACGTCGTCGATGAGCGCGTCGACCGTATCCGGGGAGCCGACGGCGAGACGCTGCGCCGGGGCATCGTCAAGTGCGACGCGGAACTGCTTGCGGGTCTGATCGATTCCCGGCTGCGGTGTTACAGCGACACCGGGGGAGGAGGTCTCCACTGCGAAAAGCGCTGTGCCGTCGGGGTCGTTACCCAGCACCAGCAGCACGTGTGCCGCGGCAGCGTCCGGTAGCTGGGCGATCTCGCCATGCAGCGCCACCCGACCGCCTTCCTCGCTGGCCCTCGGCAGCGATCGGTCGAAGTCCAAAGGGCCCACCGTGGCAATCGTGGCGCCGGCCGCGATCCCGGCCAAGAGCGCGGCTTCCTCAGCGCCAAATCGGGTCAGCGCACGAGTCGCCGCGACTGCGCTCGATAGCCAAGGCCCCGGGTAAAGCGCCGCACCCAGTTCCTCGAGGACGATCCCGGCTTCCACCATGCTCATGCCAGCACCGCCGTGCCGTTGCGGCACCAAAAGCCCTGTGGTTCCGAGGTCGGCAAGGCCTCGCCAGACGTCCCATGTCATGCCCGTCGGATCATCAAGTAGAGGGCGCACGTGACCGGCGATCGTGGCTTTTTCGGCAAGGAACCGCCGCACGGTGTCGCGAAGGGCCAGCTGCTCGTCGCCCATCTCGAGGTTCATTTGCGCGGCAACCCCAGGACGCGTTGCGCGGTGACGTTCTTGTTGATCTGCGTCGTGCCGCCGGCAATCGTGAGCGAGCGCGAGGCCAGCCGGCGCTCAGCCCACCGACCATTGGCGGCGACGGGCCCAAGCACGTCGAAAGCTAGTGCGGCAAGGTCTTGCCCGAGCTCGCCCCATATCGTCTTGGCCAGGCTGGCCGACGCGAAGGCGTCGCCACCGTGCAGCATCGCCGAAATCGACCGCTGGCAAAGCACTTCCAGGTACTTGGTCCGCACCGCCAGCTCTCCAAGGCGGCGCAGCGTCACGGGATCCTGCAGCGCCGGCCGGCCGTTGACCGCGATCCCCGCCAGATCGGCCACCAGATCCTCGAGCTGCACCTGCAATCCGGCGTATAGCCGCGCTGCTCCGGCACGCTCATGGCTGAGCGTGGTGGTGGCGACCTGCCAACCCTGGTTTTGCGGGCCGAGCAGCGCATCCGCCGGCACCCGCACATCGTCGAAGAACAGCTCGGCGAAATCGGCTTCTCCCGTGAGGGTCACGAGAGGCCGGGCCTGAATGCCCGGTAATGCCATGTCGACGATCAGGCATGAGATCCCCTTGTGCTTCGGCGCTTCCGGGTCGG encodes:
- a CDS encoding NAD(P)H-dependent amine dehydrogenase family protein, whose translation is MRVVVWSTGGVGSIAIDAIRRRPDLQLVGVWVHSPAKVGRDAGELAGGPAIGVSATNDADALIALQPDCVVYAASGPQRDADAVPDYLRLLKAGINVVSTTSTSLVYPPAYFAAEWRDQLQEAATSGEASFYASGIFPGFGSDQLALVLTTLSKRIRAVKATEVALNDHYPVASVMMDGMGFGRPLDFEPMLKTPGFIEMAWSAPIHLIADGLGVKVQELHGSLERQLTDRDIEVAFGTIKAGTCGAVCTRAAGVVEGREAIVIEHIIRMARDVAPDWLSSEHDATYRVDIEGDPDIHCAMTLGDVQGHGAGRGAMTATATRVVNAVPYVVEAPAGLLSSLDLPLTLPRHAVE
- a CDS encoding maleylpyruvate isomerase family mycothiol-dependent enzyme encodes the protein MDRELVFAAVADERRQMATLLDDLNDTQLSTPSLCAGWDIKTVGAHLLSVCTDSFWTFQGMALRRGSLDRAIDELARRRAQLPATRIAAALRCHADRRVSPPVFGPLDPLADILVHGGDIRIPLGMAFNPDRERAALALDFLTKPWRFGFVPIGFLCGIRLCAIDIDRSWGTGAEIRGPVAALMMTVCGRSALLHQLEGPGLQPLHDRLARR
- a CDS encoding SDR family oxidoreductase, producing the protein MTAIDQFRYDGKRVLVVGGATGMGAAAAQTAAELGAHVVVMDYAPVPYEVAQTVQVDLSDRSSIDSALEQVDGPVHAIFSAAGVADGPKLMRINFIGHRHLIETMLADGRLPRGSAICFISSVGGIGWESDLPRLQEFLATPDYESADAWAKAHEPEGIIHYGFSKQAINAYVATKAYPFLAKGVRINAICPGPTDTPLARANADLWLTFAQDYRDATGCEIHTPQQMANAMVFLNSDAACGISGVTLLVDNGHVMSSLTGSWAPGKPIIDLIMGRVSLT
- a CDS encoding TetR/AcrR family transcriptional regulator — its product is MPVRAGRSRSGAAGKDAGGAYDDGTRRTEILQTAASLIASSGLRTSLQEIADAAGILPGSLYHHFESKEAILVELVRRYHADLERIGEIAHDRLDDPGSRPISEQIVELGAAIARCAVQHRAALQMSFYEAPSANRELVALLRQPPTAVQEAMLQTLRAGRWSGYIRADIDLPTLADRICQSMMHVGLDIIRHTAVADQAAALLCRIMLQGLASRPPSDQELNNSKAFAVAEEAIETWVEETKSEVDDKAAYVRAVARAEFGRKGYEVTTIRDIASAAGLGTGTVYRLIGSKDELLASIMESFGHKAGGGFASVLRADATPVEKLDALTWININALDRFPDEWKIQLAWMRQSPPDTPNPGLLFTMRLRQLKSLLSDGIRSKDIRIDSPSLEMLSRCVMDVLWMPENIVRTQGKQTALSLARDTVVRGVAERTG
- a CDS encoding nitroreductase family protein codes for the protein MDIEHLLTATRSARKSLDLDAPLDLGDIRDCLRIGLQAANGSNQQSWRWLVVTDPTLREKIAGLYRDAYLLRVGGQMVAELVPADTPGGRLMSSTEWLVENMAKVPLLVIPCYEPYLPRIDGDESFHQATLYGSIFPAVWNFQLALHTRGYGTCVTTLHLHHEDAVRELLGIPDSYVQGCLLPVGRLRHGKTFHPARRRPLEEVVAVNGWDGPTI
- a CDS encoding amidohydrolase family protein, with the translated sequence MKMDDFILVSVDDHLVEPPDMFEGHIPEKYKDDVPKLIQRPDGTDAWVFEGQEATNVGLNAVAGRPPDEYGAEPTKLSEIREGCYNIHERIRDMNANGVVAAMNFPSYPQFCGQYFARAKDKGLGLTVLRAYNDWHIDQWCGTYPGRMIPLALPPIWDPQLMAEEVRRVAKKGCHAVTFSENPEKLGYPSLHNPHWDPFWQACNDENTVVCLHIGSSSSVVITSIEAPVDTMITLQPMSIVNAAADLVWSPVLRKFPDLKFALSEGGIGWIPYFLERIDRVYKMHRAWTHQDFGDKLPSDVFNERIITCFIDDGFGIESRHKLNIDMITWECDYPHSDSTWPVAPETLAIYLDGVPDDEINKITHENAIRLFSFDLFKHIPREQATVGALRAQAKDVDLGYRSSARLKKTGTDTVTVLDLAAKLPTSN
- a CDS encoding spirocyclase AveC family protein — translated: MSAELTSLLKAAIGFAYVGGVAFVAIGVYLSYRQRRLHPLLLLCISAISFSWIEAPYDWAMYAQFPPALPRMPSWWPLNMTWGGLPSSVPIGYISYFVLPAVIGATLGRWLSAKFRWRRPATLLTVGLVVGFCWAFLFNAIVGARLGVFYYGRVIPGLGLWEGTKHQYPIYDSLAMGVQMMVFTYLLGRTDSEGRNVIEMWADKRSTSRLQSSVLSVIAVVVIGNVLYGAVFAPHLVTKLAGWVTAGPTAQLFPGVANQPR
- a CDS encoding SDR family NAD(P)-dependent oxidoreductase → MINFTDQVAIVTGAGRGLGRLYAIELARRGAAVVVNDLGGTMHGEGSDATVADQVVEEIERAGGTAVASHDSVDSPEGGETIVRAALDRFGRLDAVVSNAGIFNSIPFEELSPQDWRRMLSVHLDGGFYLSQPAYRVMKTQGYGRFVFISSSGGMFGQPLEAHYAAAKAGLVGLTNVIAIEGAEHGILANTVLPFGFSRMVTETVGDAKALEELGFLKVIQPELVVPMVVFLASRECDLTHQNYSACAGRFARVFVGLGQGWLAEPGSKPTVEDVAEHLAEVSATEPFTVPGSIFEEVFGVCERLGITT
- a CDS encoding acyl-CoA dehydrogenase family protein codes for the protein MNLEMGDEQLALRDTVRRFLAEKATIAGHVRPLLDDPTGMTWDVWRGLADLGTTGLLVPQRHGGAGMSMVEAGIVLEELGAALYPGPWLSSAVAATRALTRFGAEEAALLAGIAAGATIATVGPLDFDRSLPRASEEGGRVALHGEIAQLPDAAAAHVLLVLGNDPDGTALFAVETSSPGVAVTPQPGIDQTRKQFRVALDDAPAQRLAVGSPDTVDALIDDVLIASAADALGAAHAVMDSAVEYAKVRKQFGQPIGSFQAIQHLCVDMFETVELVRGGVMHALWAADAAESHERHLAAVRAKAFACQLASVGDTAIQVFGGIGFTWEHDAHLYLKRLLNWQSFHGGPDRYLEEVGAQLVHQLARSNA
- a CDS encoding acyl-CoA dehydrogenase family protein, with translation MDFSYPAEVEHFRNELRAWLSANLTDDVVAAGRMGGRDDAAFETLRAWNATIADAGWAAVSWPREYGGRGATVLEQLVYAEETTRARMPVPLNVIGINNIAPAIMQYGTEEQKRTLLPRMVRADDIWCQGMSEPEAGSDLASLRTKAVRVGDHFVVNGQKIWTSLGHRADWCQLYVRTDPEAPKHKGISCLIVDMALPGIQARPLVTLTGEADFAELFFDDVRVPADALLGPQNQGWQVATTTLSHERAGAARLYAGLQVQLEDLVADLAGIAVNGRPALQDPVTLRRLGELAVRTKYLEVLCQRSISAMLHGGDAFASASLAKTIWGELGQDLAALAFDVLGPVAANGRWAERRLASRSLTIAGGTTQINKNVTAQRVLGLPRK